From a region of the Streptacidiphilus albus JL83 genome:
- a CDS encoding 5'-methylthioadenosine/S-adenosylhomocysteine nucleosidase family protein, with translation MRIRKSRIAVLTATAALVAGAAAAGVGTAATAQADPHLAPVGIVSADGEEQAAVLAEMHVSGHVDIAGYRYYQGTIAGRPVVDVASGEKDESAELATWLLDTTFHPRATLFSGTAGAQNAAINVGDVTLAGYVVDKSDIHYQAGGDQTAYTGIEIHNTGGSDIAGAVVSGYGDKYPTPADAAHYTESTDKSWVYVAAFAGSRQLVTTGEHTALGRTTLADATGDTKATGTVANKIVVGTIGDADVWTEPLNVVEAQNMLYQTDAEENEGTGFAYANAQAGVPWTLVRGISDTPWYPNAYDPTEASQHAASVVANLVAHLPAAVSRTPVTMADLSPLANARKAGYLIANDAYFTTSPVTKVGYTGPTGAPTTLTGPALAALESEYTFGAVHLK, from the coding sequence ATGCGCATCCGCAAGAGCCGGATAGCCGTACTGACAGCGACCGCCGCCCTGGTGGCCGGAGCGGCCGCGGCCGGCGTGGGCACGGCCGCGACCGCCCAGGCGGACCCGCACCTCGCACCGGTCGGCATCGTCAGCGCGGACGGCGAGGAGCAGGCCGCCGTCCTGGCCGAGATGCACGTCAGTGGACATGTCGACATCGCGGGCTACCGCTACTACCAGGGCACCATCGCCGGCCGCCCGGTGGTCGACGTGGCGAGCGGCGAGAAGGACGAGAGCGCCGAGCTGGCCACCTGGCTGCTGGACACCACCTTCCACCCCCGCGCCACCCTCTTCTCCGGCACCGCCGGCGCCCAGAACGCCGCGATCAACGTCGGCGACGTGACCCTGGCCGGGTACGTGGTGGACAAGTCCGACATCCACTACCAGGCCGGTGGCGACCAGACCGCCTACACCGGGATCGAGATCCACAACACCGGCGGCTCCGACATCGCCGGCGCGGTCGTCAGCGGCTACGGCGACAAGTACCCGACCCCGGCCGACGCCGCCCACTACACCGAGTCCACGGACAAGTCCTGGGTCTATGTCGCCGCCTTCGCCGGCAGCCGACAGCTGGTCACCACCGGCGAGCACACCGCCCTGGGCCGCACCACCCTCGCGGACGCCACCGGCGACACGAAGGCCACCGGCACCGTCGCCAACAAGATCGTGGTCGGCACCATCGGCGACGCCGATGTCTGGACCGAGCCGCTGAACGTGGTCGAGGCGCAGAACATGCTCTACCAGACCGACGCCGAGGAGAACGAGGGCACCGGCTTCGCCTACGCCAACGCCCAGGCCGGCGTCCCGTGGACGCTGGTGCGCGGCATCTCGGACACCCCCTGGTACCCGAACGCCTACGACCCGACGGAGGCCTCCCAGCACGCGGCGTCCGTGGTCGCCAACCTGGTCGCCCACCTGCCGGCCGCCGTCAGCCGCACCCCGGTCACCATGGCGGACCTCTCCCCGCTGGCCAACGCCCGCAAGGCGGGCTACCTGATCGCCAACGACGCCTACTTCACCACCTCCCCGGTCACCAAGGTCGGCTACACCGGCCCGACCGGCGCCCCGACCACGCTCACCGGCCCGGCCCTCGCCGCCCTGGAGTCCGAGTACACCTTCGGCGCGGTGCACCTCAAGTAG
- a CDS encoding lysylphosphatidylglycerol synthase transmembrane domain-containing protein, giving the protein MKRQGAVVEPGELLLSPRARRPEALIRCLLGLVLVGAVLFLADNARSTAGGLNADAEHQAERLPRLLLEIAGSFTTLAVLLLPVAFGLLLVLQGDRRRAADGVLAAVPAYGLALAVAPTHPVLGYTAPVVAYLVTAGVAERLRWLAVLTGLLILGGLTALADHRSDVLSLLLAPLIGWTVANGTAYALGSPNARLTTGTLCAALRQTGLLPVEVVRTPGIPAHEPHRYLVRQQGDRPDLDVMLLDREASSSGFFRRAWRHLRLRTAPQRRSLLSPRGALQQEALLCYAAQAAGVRTRRLIVTADLGPDAAIAVYEPLGGRTLDLLADEELTDELLTDVWQQLALLHTRRIAHRALVPAAVLVVPDAEGRPRVHLVDLEDGDIAAGDLTLRIDLAQLLTTTALRVGPERAVAAAFAVLGPDRVGSAVALLQPLALNRATRADREQLAAIRGEILRTRPESPVEPVRLERLRPRVWVSALGGAVAGYYLLLQLSSRSGDPFTVLAAAQGGWIALAALASVLGFVAAAMSFVGFVPESLSSARVLLVQLAGAFVNVVTPSGVGGMAIGARFLQKAGIAPRKAIASVGAAQVVGLVLHLLLIMVFGYLASVHYGTSLSISPALITGLLVAAVLALIAAGVPPLRRLAAARLQPLFSDVVPRLLDMLQHPGRLAVGVVGQLLISLVSAACLDCCLRAFGLHPGFAAVAVANLVGGALGSAVPTPGGVGPVEALLSGALVQTTGISYAEAFTSVLLFRVLTFWLPLLPGWLSFLWLQRREAL; this is encoded by the coding sequence GTGAAACGGCAGGGGGCAGTCGTCGAACCCGGAGAGCTCCTGCTGTCGCCCCGGGCCCGTCGGCCCGAGGCCCTGATCCGCTGTCTGCTCGGACTGGTCCTGGTCGGCGCGGTGCTGTTCCTCGCCGACAACGCCCGCTCCACCGCCGGCGGGCTCAACGCCGACGCCGAGCACCAGGCCGAGCGGCTGCCGAGGCTGCTGCTGGAGATCGCCGGTTCCTTCACCACCCTCGCGGTGCTGCTGCTGCCGGTCGCCTTCGGACTGCTGCTGGTGCTCCAGGGCGACCGCCGCCGGGCCGCCGACGGCGTCCTCGCCGCCGTCCCCGCCTACGGCCTGGCGCTCGCCGTCGCGCCCACCCACCCGGTCCTCGGCTACACCGCGCCGGTGGTGGCCTACCTGGTCACCGCCGGGGTCGCCGAACGGCTGCGCTGGCTGGCCGTGCTGACCGGGCTGCTGATCCTCGGCGGGCTGACCGCGCTGGCCGACCACCGCTCCGACGTCCTGTCGCTACTGCTGGCGCCGCTGATCGGCTGGACCGTCGCCAACGGCACCGCCTACGCCCTCGGTTCGCCCAATGCACGGCTGACCACCGGGACGCTCTGCGCCGCGCTGCGGCAGACCGGCCTGCTGCCGGTCGAGGTGGTCCGCACACCCGGCATCCCGGCCCACGAACCGCACCGCTACCTGGTCCGGCAGCAGGGCGACCGGCCCGACCTGGACGTGATGCTGCTCGACCGGGAGGCCTCCTCCTCCGGCTTCTTCCGCCGCGCCTGGCGGCACCTGCGGCTGCGCACCGCGCCGCAGCGGCGCAGCCTGCTGTCACCGCGCGGCGCGCTGCAGCAGGAGGCCCTGCTCTGCTACGCCGCGCAGGCGGCCGGGGTGCGCACCCGGCGGCTGATCGTCACCGCCGACCTCGGCCCGGACGCCGCGATCGCCGTCTACGAGCCGCTCGGCGGCCGGACCCTGGACCTGCTCGCCGACGAGGAGCTGACGGACGAGCTGCTCACCGACGTCTGGCAGCAGTTGGCCCTGCTGCACACCCGGCGGATCGCCCACCGCGCGCTGGTCCCGGCCGCCGTGCTGGTCGTCCCCGACGCCGAGGGACGGCCCCGGGTCCACCTGGTCGACCTGGAGGACGGCGACATCGCGGCCGGGGACCTGACCCTCCGGATCGACCTCGCCCAGCTGCTCACCACCACCGCGCTCCGGGTCGGACCGGAGCGGGCCGTCGCCGCCGCCTTCGCCGTGCTCGGCCCGGACCGGGTCGGCTCGGCGGTCGCGCTGCTCCAGCCGCTGGCACTGAACCGGGCGACCCGGGCCGACCGGGAGCAACTGGCGGCGATCCGGGGCGAGATCCTGCGGACCCGGCCCGAGTCGCCGGTCGAACCGGTCCGGCTGGAGCGGCTGCGCCCCCGGGTCTGGGTCAGCGCGCTCGGCGGCGCGGTCGCCGGGTACTACCTGCTGCTCCAGCTCTCCAGCCGCAGCGGCGATCCGTTCACGGTGCTGGCGGCGGCGCAGGGCGGCTGGATCGCGCTGGCCGCGCTCGCCTCGGTGCTCGGGTTCGTCGCGGCGGCGATGAGCTTCGTCGGCTTCGTGCCGGAGTCGCTGAGCTCCGCCCGGGTGCTGCTGGTCCAGCTCGCCGGGGCGTTCGTCAACGTGGTGACGCCCAGCGGGGTGGGCGGGATGGCGATCGGCGCCCGGTTCCTGCAGAAGGCCGGCATCGCGCCGCGCAAGGCCATCGCCAGCGTCGGCGCGGCGCAGGTGGTCGGCCTGGTGCTGCACCTGCTGCTGATCATGGTCTTCGGCTACCTGGCCAGCGTCCACTACGGGACCTCGTTGTCGATCTCCCCGGCGCTGATCACCGGGCTGCTGGTGGCTGCGGTGCTGGCGCTGATCGCGGCCGGGGTGCCACCGCTGCGGCGGCTGGCGGCGGCCCGGCTCCAGCCCTTGTTCTCGGACGTGGTGCCGAGGCTGCTGGACATGCTCCAGCACCCGGGCCGACTGGCCGTCGGAGTGGTCGGCCAGTTGCTGATCTCGCTGGTCTCGGCGGCCTGCCTGGACTGCTGCCTGCGGGCGTTCGGGCTGCACCCCGGCTTCGCCGCGGTCGCGGTGGCCAACCTGGTCGGCGGCGCGCTCGGCTCGGCGGTGCCCACGCCGGGCGGCGTCGGACCGGTGGAGGCGCTGCTCAGCGGCGCGCTGGTGCAGACCACCGGGATCTCCTACGCGGAGGCGTTCACCTCGGTGTTGCTGTTCCGGGTGCTGACCTTCTGGCTGCCGCTGCTGCCGGGCTGGCTCTCCTTCCTCTGGCTCCAGCGGCGCGAGGCGCTGTGA
- a CDS encoding glycoside hydrolase family 16 protein: MGGGYLHLTAAPKPEECGGQIRPYASGMVTTEGLHSFSHGAFEARVYLPASADGQVANWPAWWVDGQSWPQDGEMDIMEGLSGTTCFHYHDPSGGPGGCAGTGPGWHVFGATWEGDQVTYYYDGHQVGTLTTDGNSAPQYLILNNAVGGAGGQNTADTMLVDYVRVWQQS, encoded by the coding sequence GTGGGCGGCGGCTACCTGCACCTGACCGCCGCCCCCAAGCCCGAGGAGTGCGGCGGGCAGATCCGCCCCTACGCCTCCGGCATGGTCACCACCGAGGGCCTGCACTCCTTCTCGCACGGCGCCTTCGAGGCCCGGGTCTATCTGCCCGCCTCCGCCGACGGCCAGGTCGCGAACTGGCCGGCCTGGTGGGTCGACGGCCAGAGCTGGCCCCAGGACGGCGAGATGGACATCATGGAGGGCCTGTCCGGAACGACCTGCTTCCACTACCACGACCCCTCCGGCGGCCCCGGCGGCTGCGCCGGCACCGGTCCCGGCTGGCACGTCTTCGGCGCCACCTGGGAGGGCGACCAGGTCACCTACTACTACGACGGCCACCAGGTCGGCACCCTCACCACCGACGGCAACAGCGCCCCGCAGTACCTGATCCTGAACAACGCGGTGGGCGGGGCCGGCGGGCAGAACACGGCGGACACCATGCTGGTCGACTACGTCCGGGTCTGGCAGCAGAGCTGA
- the htpX gene encoding zinc metalloprotease HtpX, whose protein sequence is MHSRFSPDRQLTVRMLTVLFLLGLLYVAFIAALIVLLKNTALVVLVVVALLLAQFWFSDRIALFAMRAVEVTPEQQPHLHGAVDRLCTLADMPKPRIAVARTPLPNAFATGRSPDHAVLCVTTGLLDRLDEDELEGVLAHELSHVAHRDVAVITLASFLGVLAGLLVRFTLYAGLLGGRGRRANQNTALVMVAVMGVSVAVYTVSFLLIRALSRYRELAADRSAALLTGKPSALASALTKVSGDIALIPGKDLRTAQNLNAFFFAPALTRERSLANLLSTHPTLERRLEALARIAVDLGRSG, encoded by the coding sequence ATGCATTCACGCTTCTCGCCCGACCGGCAGCTGACGGTACGCATGCTGACCGTCCTCTTCCTGCTCGGGCTGCTGTACGTGGCGTTCATCGCCGCGCTGATCGTCCTGCTGAAGAACACGGCACTGGTGGTGCTGGTCGTCGTCGCGCTGCTGCTGGCCCAGTTCTGGTTCTCGGACCGGATCGCCCTCTTCGCGATGCGGGCCGTCGAGGTGACACCGGAGCAGCAGCCGCACCTGCACGGCGCGGTGGACCGGCTGTGCACCCTCGCCGACATGCCGAAGCCTCGGATCGCGGTGGCCAGGACACCGCTGCCGAACGCCTTCGCCACCGGTCGCAGCCCCGACCACGCGGTGCTCTGCGTGACCACCGGCCTGCTCGACCGGCTGGACGAGGACGAGTTGGAGGGCGTGCTGGCGCACGAGCTCTCGCACGTGGCGCACCGGGACGTCGCGGTGATAACCCTCGCCTCCTTCCTCGGCGTCCTGGCCGGGCTGCTGGTCCGCTTCACCCTCTACGCGGGCCTGCTGGGCGGGCGCGGCCGGCGGGCCAACCAGAACACCGCGCTGGTGATGGTCGCGGTGATGGGCGTCTCCGTCGCCGTCTACACCGTCAGCTTCCTGCTGATCCGGGCCCTGTCCCGGTACCGGGAGCTGGCCGCCGACCGCTCGGCGGCGCTGCTCACCGGCAAGCCCTCGGCCCTGGCCTCGGCGCTGACCAAGGTCAGCGGGGACATCGCGCTGATCCCGGGCAAGGACCTGCGCACGGCGCAGAACCTGAACGCCTTCTTCTTCGCCCCCGCGCTGACCAGGGAGCGCAGCCTGGCCAACCTGCTGTCCACCCACCCGACGCTGGAGCGCCGGCTGGAGGCCCTGGCCAGGATCGCGGTCGACCTGGGCCGCAGCGGCTGA
- a CDS encoding sensor histidine kinase, with protein sequence MYISIAIAAAALAVALVLGVQLARARKATERHREQARQAELAQTQMERAHLQLQNRAVQLAAERDELNTAARNREAESGEALANLALRTLGLVERQLGLLEGMESGEPDSARLEQLYRLDHLATRMRRNGENMLLLGGHAHQRPAAAVQHQSPTSLLDVLRAALSEIERYERVHLTPVPQLWIRPDVAEDLSHLFAELLENGTAFSPPTEPVTVTAWQLQGGELMVTLVDRGIGLPDELLHQLNARLAAPADIPAAPDATTVRSMGLQVVTVLARRHGLRVQLRHSATADGTTALVAVPASVFTAAPAPEPVAAAAAVAWQEQVSAATAQHTRPLAAVPGPRRTAEAVGPDGLPKRVPGESGQRVRSHEGGEPGRAGAPASAGAAAEELRRRLGGFQHGVRAAAPQRAGEDER encoded by the coding sequence GTGTACATATCCATCGCCATTGCCGCTGCGGCCTTGGCGGTCGCACTGGTGCTCGGCGTGCAACTCGCCCGGGCGCGCAAGGCGACCGAACGCCACCGGGAGCAGGCGCGGCAGGCGGAGCTGGCGCAGACCCAGATGGAGCGGGCTCATCTGCAGCTGCAGAACCGGGCGGTGCAACTCGCCGCCGAGCGCGACGAGCTGAACACCGCCGCACGGAACCGCGAGGCGGAGAGCGGCGAGGCCCTGGCCAACCTGGCACTGCGCACCCTCGGCCTGGTGGAGCGCCAACTCGGTCTGCTCGAAGGCATGGAAAGCGGCGAGCCGGACTCGGCCCGGCTGGAGCAGCTCTACCGGCTCGACCACCTCGCGACCCGGATGCGCCGCAACGGCGAGAACATGCTGCTGCTCGGCGGCCACGCCCACCAGCGCCCGGCCGCGGCCGTCCAGCACCAGTCGCCGACCTCGCTGCTGGACGTGCTCCGCGCCGCGCTGTCCGAGATCGAGCGCTACGAGCGGGTCCACCTCACCCCGGTGCCGCAGCTCTGGATCCGGCCCGACGTCGCCGAGGACCTGAGTCACCTCTTCGCCGAACTGCTGGAGAACGGCACCGCCTTCTCGCCGCCGACCGAGCCGGTCACGGTCACCGCCTGGCAGCTCCAGGGCGGCGAACTGATGGTCACCCTGGTCGACCGCGGCATCGGCCTGCCCGACGAGCTGCTGCACCAGCTCAACGCCCGGCTCGCGGCGCCCGCCGACATCCCGGCCGCGCCCGACGCCACCACCGTCCGCAGCATGGGGCTCCAGGTGGTGACCGTCCTCGCCCGTCGGCACGGGCTGCGGGTGCAGCTGCGGCACAGCGCCACCGCCGACGGGACCACCGCCCTGGTCGCCGTCCCCGCCTCGGTGTTCACCGCCGCCCCGGCCCCGGAGCCCGTCGCCGCGGCCGCTGCCGTGGCCTGGCAGGAGCAGGTCTCGGCAGCGACCGCCCAGCACACCCGTCCGCTCGCCGCCGTCCCCGGACCGCGCCGGACCGCCGAGGCCGTCGGCCCCGACGGGCTGCCGAAGCGGGTGCCGGGGGAGAGCGGCCAGCGCGTCCGCAGCCACGAGGGCGGCGAGCCCGGCCGAGCCGGCGCCCCGGCCTCCGCAGGCGCCGCGGCCGAGGAACTGCGCCGCCGGCTCGGCGGCTTCCAGCACGGGGTACGGGCCGCCGCGCCGCAACGCGCCGGAGAGGACGAGCGATGA
- a CDS encoding roadblock/LC7 domain-containing protein, with protein MTIGTDGTYRGPSGPPGSAVDPGAAHDAAPMQRLRWLLSDVLVTTHGMRSLALVSTDGLPLVAADEHSPAEELATLAAGLTALSGGMSQLLGFGGLRRTVVTLEDGTLLLMSVDATTCLAAYTTADCDLSVVGYQLARLVERAGHVLTTQLRRELRGVPGQEMTR; from the coding sequence ATGACCATCGGCACGGACGGGACCTACCGGGGCCCCAGCGGCCCGCCCGGCAGCGCGGTCGACCCCGGAGCGGCCCACGACGCGGCGCCGATGCAGCGGCTGCGCTGGCTGCTCAGCGACGTCCTGGTGACCACCCACGGGATGCGCTCGCTGGCCCTGGTGTCCACCGACGGCCTGCCGCTGGTGGCGGCCGACGAGCACTCTCCGGCCGAGGAACTGGCCACCCTGGCGGCCGGACTGACGGCCCTCTCGGGCGGCATGTCGCAGCTGCTGGGCTTCGGCGGACTGCGGCGCACCGTGGTCACCCTGGAGGACGGGACGCTGCTGCTGATGTCCGTCGACGCGACCACCTGCCTGGCCGCCTACACCACCGCCGACTGCGACCTGAGCGTCGTCGGCTACCAGTTGGCCAGGCTGGTGGAGCGGGCCGGGCACGTGCTGACCACGCAACTACGCCGCGAACTCCGGGGCGTGCCCGGACAGGAGATGACCCGGTGA
- a CDS encoding DUF742 domain-containing protein: MPQTPAGQHSLPGQPRRPARVRPYALTGGRTRFGQVLLVETLISAVYQPHGPVLPALPELEQICDLCQGQMRSIAEVSALLRLPLGVVRVWVSDLVDAGRIRVHGASVSVRSGGGSSIAAPVRPNRMVLERILGGLRDLA, from the coding sequence ATGCCGCAGACACCCGCAGGACAGCACTCGTTGCCCGGGCAGCCGCGCCGACCCGCCCGGGTCCGCCCCTACGCCCTCACCGGCGGCCGCACCCGCTTCGGCCAGGTGCTGCTGGTGGAGACGCTGATCTCGGCGGTCTACCAGCCGCACGGCCCGGTCCTGCCCGCCCTGCCCGAGCTGGAGCAGATCTGCGACCTGTGCCAGGGGCAGATGCGCTCCATCGCCGAGGTGTCGGCGCTGCTGCGGCTGCCGCTCGGCGTGGTCCGGGTGTGGGTGAGCGACCTGGTGGACGCCGGACGCATCCGCGTCCACGGCGCGTCCGTCTCGGTGCGTTCCGGCGGGGGATCGTCCATCGCCGCTCCCGTCCGCCCCAACCGCATGGTGCTGGAGCGCATCCTCGGAGGCCTCCGTGACCTCGCCTGA
- a CDS encoding GTP-binding protein → MPLTELPITSAKIVIAGGFGVGKSTLVGAVSEITPLKTEAVMTEAASGSDYLMDGSTKTTTTVAMDFGRVHLAADLVLYLFGAPGQRRFWFMWDDLARGAVGAIVLTDTRRLADSFPAIDYFESSGLPFVVAVNLFDGAPTYGDQEIRDAMSLSPNVPLLWCDARSRVSAAQTLAALVEHTLSMDALSDRD, encoded by the coding sequence ATCCCGCTGACCGAGCTGCCGATCACCTCGGCGAAGATCGTCATCGCCGGCGGCTTCGGCGTCGGCAAGTCCACCCTGGTCGGCGCGGTCTCCGAGATCACGCCGCTGAAGACCGAGGCGGTGATGACCGAGGCCGCCAGCGGCAGCGACTACCTGATGGACGGCAGCACCAAGACCACCACCACGGTGGCGATGGACTTCGGCCGCGTCCACCTCGCCGCCGACCTGGTGCTGTACCTCTTCGGCGCACCGGGCCAGCGCCGCTTCTGGTTCATGTGGGACGACCTGGCCCGGGGCGCGGTCGGCGCGATCGTGCTGACCGACACCCGCCGGCTCGCCGACAGCTTCCCGGCGATCGACTACTTCGAGAGCAGCGGGCTGCCCTTCGTCGTCGCCGTCAACCTCTTCGACGGCGCCCCCACCTACGGGGACCAGGAGATCCGGGACGCGATGAGCCTGTCGCCGAACGTGCCGCTGCTGTGGTGCGACGCCCGCTCCCGGGTCTCGGCCGCGCAGACCCTCGCGGCCCTGGTGGAGCACACCCTCTCCATGGACGCCCTGTCCGACCGGGACTGA